From Amycolatopsis sp. WQ 127309:
TCGACTCGACCTCGGCGTGGGCCGCGTACATCCGGCTGTGGACGTCCACATAGGAGCAGTCGTGGTCGCCTTCGTAGTGCACCGGCCGGGTCGGGTCGCGGTGGCGCGTCCACCCGGCCATCCGCTCGAGGTTCGGGCCGGTGTGGCTCTCGTTGCCGAGCGACCAGAGGATGACGCTCGGCCGGTTCTTGTCCCGCTCGACCGTGCGCCGCATCCGGTCGAGGTAGGCGTCTTCCCACACCGGGCCGGCGCTCGGGTTGCGCTCCCACTCCAGCGGCTCGAAGCCGTGCGTCTCCAGGTCGCACTCGTCGATCACCCAGAGGCCGTGCTCGTCGCACAGCTCGAGGAACGCCGGATCCGGCGGGTAGTGGCTGGTCCGGACGGCGTTGACGTTGTGCCGCTTCATGAGCAGGACGTCGGCCAGCGCGACGTCGCGGGGCACGGCCCGGCCGGTGCGCGGGTGGTGCTCGTGCCGGTTGACGCCGCGCAGCAGCAGCCGGCGGCCGTTGACCTTCACCTGGCCCTCGTCGATCGTCACGGTCCGGAACCCGATCCGCACCGGCACCCGCTCGGTGGCCGTCGACAGCGAGCCGTCGTACAGCCGCGGCGACTCCGCGCTCCACGGCTCGACCGGCAGCTCCAGCGGTAACCCGGCCGGGTGAGCCGACACCCCCAACTCGGGGATACCGAGCAGGGCGTCGGTCTCGGTCTCCACACGGACCGTGCCGAGGCCGGTCGTGTGGTCGTAGTCCGCGCGGAGCCAGTAGTCGCCGATCCCGCCGACCGGCCGGGCGAGCAGCGTGACGTCGCGGAAGATCCCGGACAGCCACCACATGTCCTGGTCTTCGAGGTAACTGCCCGCCGACCACTGGTGGACGCGCACGGCCAGGACGTTGTCCCGCGGCCGCAGCAGCGGGCCGACCTCGAACTCCGCGGGCAGCCGGCTGCCCTTCGTGACGCCGAGCTCGACGCCGTTGAGCCAGATCCGCGCGCACGAGTCGATCCCGTCGAAGCGCAGCATCGCGGGCCCGGCCGGCCACGACGCGGGCAGGTCGAATCGCCGCCGGTGATCGCCGGTCGGGTTGTCCGACGGCACGTGCGGCGGCTCGACCGGGAACGGGTACCGCACGTTCGTGTAGGCGGGCTTGCCGTACCCGTGCAGCTGCCACATCGACGGCACGGGCAGCTCGTCCCACGCCGAGTCGTCGAAGTCGTCACGCTCGACGCCGGCCGGCGCGGCGGCGACGGCGGAGAAGAGCCGGAACCGCCAGGTGCCGCTCAGCGACAGCGCCGGGGCGTCGGAGGTGAAGGCCGCGCGCGGCGGCACCGAGCCGTGGCCGGGGCCCGGGTCTTCGACGTACGACATGACGTCCCTTCAGCCCTTGAGGGCGCCGGCCACCTCCTGGTCGCCGACGCCCGAGTATGCCCGCCGGAATGCGGGAAGGCCTCCTCGACGGCTCGGGGTTGCCGTCGGGGAGGCCTTCGCTCACCCGGCCGTTACTCGGCCGGGGCGCGTTCGCGGCGTTTCGAGATGACCCGCCAGCCGACCGCGAGCACGATGGCCAGCACCGGGATCGAGTAGAACGCGATCTTCTCGGCGCCGTCGGAGAAGCCCATCAGCACCACCACCAGCGCGAGGAACGCCAGCGTCGCCCAGCCGGAGTACGGTGCCCACGGCATCCGGTACGACGGCCGTTCCAGCTCGCCGCGCAGCGCCGCCTGGCGCAGCCGCATCTGGCAGAAGATCAGCGTCGCCCACGTCGTGATCACGCCCAGGGACGCGATCGCGATGGCGATGTCGAACGCCTCCTTCGGCACCAGGTAGTTCAGCACCACGCCGAGCAGGTAGGCGATCGAGGTGAACATGATGCCGCCGTAGGGGACCTGGCGGCGGTTCATCCGGCCGACGAACGCCGGTGCCTCGCCCTTGTCGGCCAGCGAGCGCAGGATCCGGCCGGTGGAGTAGAGCCCGGAGTTGACGCTGGAGAGCGCCGCGGTCAGCACGACGGCGTTCATCACGTCGCCGATGCCCGGGATGCCGAGGCGGCTGAACACCGTGACGAACGGGCTCTCGTCGCCGTTGTAGAACGGCCAGGGCAGCAGCATCGCCAGCATCAGCACCGAACCGACGTAGAACACGCCGATCCGCCAGACCACGCCGTTGATCGCCTTGGGCAGGACTTTGTGCGCGTCCTTGGTCTCACCGGCCGCGATGCCGACGACCTCGATGGCCGAATAGGCGAAGATGACCGCCTGCAGCGTCATCAGGGCGACGCCGATGCCGGCCGGGAAGAATCCACTGTGGTCGGTCAGGTTGTGCACGCCGGCCGGGGTACCGCCGATGTCGGCGCTGGTGAACACCAGCCCGAGCGCGGTGATCAGGAAGACGACGATGGCCAGCACCTTGACCACCGAGAACCAGAACTCCAGCTCACCGAACAGCTTCACCGAGACCAGGTTCACGGCCAGCAGGACGCCGAGGGCGACCAGGGCGGTGATCCACTGGGGCACGTCCGGCAGCCACTTGTGGACGTAGATCGCGACCGCGGTGATCTCCGCGATCCCGGTCATCGCCCAGTTCACCCAGTACATCCACCCCGACGCGAAGCCGGCCCACGGCCCGATGAACTTCCGGGCGTAGGTGACGAAACTGCCGGAGCTCGGCTCGTGCAGCACGAGCTCGCCGAGCGCGCGCATCACGAAGTAGGCGGCCACCCCGCAGATCGCGTAGGACAGGACCAGCGACGGGCCGACCTGGTGGAGCTTGCCGCCGGCGCCGAGGAAGAGCCCGACACCGATCGCGCCGCCGATGGCGATCATCTGCACTTGGCGGTTGCCGAGCGCTTTCGAGTAGCTTTCACCTTTTTCGGTGAGCAGCGAGGAATCCATGGTTGCCAGACGCTAGAGGCGTTAGCCGCAAGTGACCAAGCACACTAAGGAAGACTTAAGGTGTGCGAGAGATCACCTCGATGGTTTCCCGCGTGTTTCCCGTTTCGATTTGACAAGATCACCTTCGACCCCGAATATTCGCGCGTCCCGCCCGCCTCTACGCTACGGCCGTGGATCTCGCGGCGCTGCTGGACCGGATCACGGACGACGTCGCACCCGAGGTCGGCCGCGGCGCCGTCGCGGACTACATCCCCGCCCTGGCCCGGGTCCGGCCGGGGTTCGGCATCGCGGTGGCCGATGTGGACGGTGCCGTGCACGGCGCGGGCGACTGGCTGCGGCCGTTCTCCGTGCAGAGCATGTCGAAGGTCTTCACCCTCGCCCTGGTGCTGGCCCGCGGCGACGACGTCTGGACGCGCGTCGGCCGCGAACCGTCCGGCGACCCGTTCAACTCCCTGGTGCAGCTGGAACACGAGGACGGCATCCCGCGCAACCCGTTCATCAATGCGGGCGCGCTGGTAGTGACCGACGAGCTCACCTGCCACGGCGACGCCGTGGGCGCGTTGCTCGGATTCCTGCGCGCGGAAAGCGGCCACGCGGACATCGACGTCGACGCCGAGGTGGCCGCGTCCGAGGCCGGGCACGCCGACCGCAACCGCGCGCTCGCGTACTTCATGGCCTCCTACGGCAACATGCGCAACCCGGTACCGTCCGTTTTGGACCAGTACGTCCGCCAGTGCTCGATCGCGATGTCCTGCCGCGACGTCGCCCGCTCGGCGCTGTTCCTGGCCCGCCACGGCGTCCGCAACGACGGCACCCGCCTGCTCGGGCTCAGCTCGGCGAAGCGCATCAACGCCGTGATGCTGACGTGCGGCACCTACGACGCGGCGGGCGAGTTCGCCTACCGCGTCGGCCTCCCGGGCAAGAGCGGCGTCGGCGGCGGCATCGTGGCGATCGTCCCGGGCCGCTGCGCGGTCTGCGTCTGGAGCCCGGGCCTGGACGCCCGCGGCAACTCGGTGGCGGGCGTCGCGGCCCTCGACCGCTTCACGACGCTGACCGGCTGGTCGGTGTTCTAGCGCAGGTAGTTGTAGACGCTCGCCCGTGAGATGCCCAGCAGTTCGGTCAGCGCCGGCACCGCGTTCTTCAGCTCCAGGAACCCGCGCGCCTTCAACAGCCGGACCAGGTCCTTCTTCCCCGTCGCCGGGAGGGTGCGCGGGGTGTGGCCGCGGTCGGCCGCGTAGTCCTCGACCAGCGCGCGCAGCTCGTCGGCCGTGCGGGCCCGCAGGGTCTCGGTCAAGGGGGCCGGGTCGTCGGTGCGGGTGAGGCGGGTCAGGGCGTGGGCGGCCGAGCCGAGCACGGAGACGTCCAGGTTGAGGCACAGCGCCGCGACGTACTCGCCGGCCGCGTTGCGGAGGCCGATCGACGTGCTCTTGGCCGGGCGGCCGTCGGGGAAGCGGTTCGGGTAGTTCTGCAGCACGTCCGGGAACGCGGGGTCGGCGATCCGGGCCAGGCCCAGCTCGGTCGCCGGGTCGCCGACGGCGCGCCCGGACAGGCCGCCTTCGATCGCGCGCACCGCGTGGGCCGGGTCGCGCAGGTCGTGCAGCACGACCTCGCACAACCCCGGGAACATCCGGCCGACGGCGTGCGCGATCTTCTCCGCCTCGCGCAGCAGCAGCTCGTCCTCGGTCATCCGAGCAGCTCCCGCAGCTTGTCCGGCGCCTTCAGCCCGGATCCGGTGAGCACGACGACGGTGGTCTCGCCCGGCCGGATCGCGCCGCGCTCGCGGAACACGTCGATCGCCGCGGCGGCGCTCGCGCTGGTCGGTTCGGCGTAGAGGCCGAGGGACGCGAGGCGCCGGGCGGCCGCGGCGATGGCGTCCTCCTCGATCGCGGCCGTGCCGCCGCCCGAGCGCCGGATCGCCGCGACGACCTCGGGGAGCCGGACCGGGTGCCGGATCGCGGTGCCTTCGGCGACGGTCGGGGCGAACGGCGGTGGCTGCCGGTCGTGGAACGCGGCGTCGATCGGGGAGCAGTTGCGGGGCTGCGCGACGAGCAGACGCGGCCGTCGCGCGATCGAACCCGCGGCCAGCAGCTCGCCGAACCCGAGGTCGAGGCCCAGCACGATGCTGCCGGCCCCGGCGACCGTGACGACCGCGTCCGGCGCGCGGAAGCCCAGGTCCTCCCACAGTTCGTAGGCGAGGGTCTTGGTGCCCTGCAGGAAGAACGGGTGCCAGTTGTGGCTGGCGTAGGTCGTCGACGCCGAGCGCCGGACCGCCTCGGCGGCGGTGTCGTCGCGGGTGCCGGGCACGAGCTCGACGGTCGCGCCGTACGCGCGGGTCTGCAGGACCTTCGCGGCGGACGTCCCCTCGGGGGCCAGGACGGTCGCGGCGATCCCGGCGGCGGCGCTGTAGGCCGCGACCGACGAGCCGCCGTTGCCCGAGCTGTCCTCCAGCAGTTCCGTGACGCCGGTGCCGGCCAGCGCCGCGACCATCACGCTGGATCCGCGGTCCTTGAAGCTGCCGGTCGGGCTGAACCACTCGAGCTTGAACCGGACGTCGGCCTCGCCCCACGGCTGCCGGACCAGGGGAGTGCAGCCCTCGCCGAGCGAGAGCGGACGCAGGTCGCGGGGCAGGGCGGCGCGGTAGCGCCAGAGCGACCGGACGCCGGTGTCGACGTCGCCGGGCGTCAGGCCGGGCTGTGGTGCGACGGTGAGCGGGGCGCCGTCGTCACCCCGCCAGCGCCGCGGGTCGCCCGGGTAGCGCGTCCCGGATCGCTCGTCGGCGTACCAGTACTCCACGACCACCTCCACGTTGGACAATTGGTCTAAGGGTAGACGTCGTGTCTACGGTTACCGACAAGTACGCGAAATGTTTTCAGCTTCTTCTCAGGAAAGATCCGTGACGCGCGTGGCGAAGATTTCGACCTCGGCCGCACGGGGACCGGTATCCGGGGCACCGATGGTGTCCGGGCGAATACCCGCAGTCGCCTGCGCGGGCGGGTGCGCCCTGGTGTCCGGGCGCGGGGATCCGGCTCTTCCGGGTCGTGTGAACACGGGGAATCCGGGAGGGTAGCGAATCCACAGTGGACTCGCGGGGGTGTGGCGAGCCCGGTCCGGTCTTTTACGATTATTCTTACGGGTGTCCGCAAAAATGCCGGGTGAATAGTCCCCACGTGATCTGCGGCACGGTTCCGGGTTAATGCCGTGACGGCTTCGGCGCATGGTCGATTTTACCGCCACGACACTTCGCGTTGGCTCCTGGGAAACAGTGGACCCGCCGGACGGAGTGGTCCGGTGTGGCCAGTCCCGCTGCGTCCACCGGGTGAGATGGCTTGCCCCGTATGGAGGTGTGGGACGCGTGTACCACGAGGTATGACTATTGACCGCCGTACAAGGCAATCCCGCGTCCGATCCCGTCCCGTGGTACGTGA
This genomic window contains:
- a CDS encoding amino acid permease yields the protein MDSSLLTEKGESYSKALGNRQVQMIAIGGAIGVGLFLGAGGKLHQVGPSLVLSYAICGVAAYFVMRALGELVLHEPSSGSFVTYARKFIGPWAGFASGWMYWVNWAMTGIAEITAVAIYVHKWLPDVPQWITALVALGVLLAVNLVSVKLFGELEFWFSVVKVLAIVVFLITALGLVFTSADIGGTPAGVHNLTDHSGFFPAGIGVALMTLQAVIFAYSAIEVVGIAAGETKDAHKVLPKAINGVVWRIGVFYVGSVLMLAMLLPWPFYNGDESPFVTVFSRLGIPGIGDVMNAVVLTAALSSVNSGLYSTGRILRSLADKGEAPAFVGRMNRRQVPYGGIMFTSIAYLLGVVLNYLVPKEAFDIAIAIASLGVITTWATLIFCQMRLRQAALRGELERPSYRMPWAPYSGWATLAFLALVVVLMGFSDGAEKIAFYSIPVLAIVLAVGWRVISKRRERAPAE
- a CDS encoding glutaminase → MDLAALLDRITDDVAPEVGRGAVADYIPALARVRPGFGIAVADVDGAVHGAGDWLRPFSVQSMSKVFTLALVLARGDDVWTRVGREPSGDPFNSLVQLEHEDGIPRNPFINAGALVVTDELTCHGDAVGALLGFLRAESGHADIDVDAEVAASEAGHADRNRALAYFMASYGNMRNPVPSVLDQYVRQCSIAMSCRDVARSALFLARHGVRNDGTRLLGLSSAKRINAVMLTCGTYDAAGEFAYRVGLPGKSGVGGGIVAIVPGRCAVCVWSPGLDARGNSVAGVAALDRFTTLTGWSVF
- a CDS encoding transcriptional regulator, with the translated sequence MTEDELLLREAEKIAHAVGRMFPGLCEVVLHDLRDPAHAVRAIEGGLSGRAVGDPATELGLARIADPAFPDVLQNYPNRFPDGRPAKSTSIGLRNAAGEYVAALCLNLDVSVLGSAAHALTRLTRTDDPAPLTETLRARTADELRALVEDYAADRGHTPRTLPATGKKDLVRLLKARGFLELKNAVPALTELLGISRASVYNYLR
- a CDS encoding pyridoxal-phosphate dependent enzyme — its product is MEVVVEYWYADERSGTRYPGDPRRWRGDDGAPLTVAPQPGLTPGDVDTGVRSLWRYRAALPRDLRPLSLGEGCTPLVRQPWGEADVRFKLEWFSPTGSFKDRGSSVMVAALAGTGVTELLEDSSGNGGSSVAAYSAAAGIAATVLAPEGTSAAKVLQTRAYGATVELVPGTRDDTAAEAVRRSASTTYASHNWHPFFLQGTKTLAYELWEDLGFRAPDAVVTVAGAGSIVLGLDLGFGELLAAGSIARRPRLLVAQPRNCSPIDAAFHDRQPPPFAPTVAEGTAIRHPVRLPEVVAAIRRSGGGTAAIEEDAIAAAARRLASLGLYAEPTSASAAAAIDVFRERGAIRPGETTVVVLTGSGLKAPDKLRELLG